One Bacteroidota bacterium genomic window, CGGTATCGCATGAGTAAACCCCAGCTTGATGAGGTCCTGGCTCTCCACGAACGCTTCGATGAATCGGACGGGATTGTCCCCGGTGATGTAGTCATCCACCGACTCAGGAAACAGCATCCTTTGGCCCCGAT contains:
- a CDS encoding IS5/IS1182 family transposase, with the translated sequence MGFVEGSDRGQRMLFPESVDDYITGDNPVRFIEAFVESQDLIKLGFTHAIP